A stretch of DNA from Dioscorea cayenensis subsp. rotundata cultivar TDr96_F1 chromosome 4, TDr96_F1_v2_PseudoChromosome.rev07_lg8_w22 25.fasta, whole genome shotgun sequence:
TATCCCCTATCTTCAAGGAAGTACAGGTCCTCTGTGCTTTCTTTTTGCTCTATTTTTAGCTTGTAGGTTCCGGTTGCCGACTTGAAAtacatatttttctttcctAACTTTTAATCTTTAATAGATTCCATTTCAGATACCGACAATAAGTTAGTTGCAAACAATAAGCATTAGCACAACATTCTACATGCTACAATTTGTGTAATTCCTCAGAACAGAGGAGACCATTTATAATGAATATGGACGCACATTACCTGAAGATCTCAGGTAAGTATTGAGGCCCATAAGTCACTGTCTTCTgacaataaaaatctaataaatggTACCGATAGCATCCAAAACAAATATGGATGAGTGAAACTATAGAAGAAATTGATAAAAGTAAAGGCTAGAAGATCCCTTGTCTTTGTTCTCATTTATAAGAATCAACTCTGAAGGATTACAAGCGTAAATCTGTGCAGCATTTATTAAATTGTAGTTGATAGGAATGAGAAAATTGATGGCATTCTTCTGTCATCTTTTGCGATCAAGCTCTATGTTATCTCAAACATGTAAATAGTTAGATGTATTTATGATGACAATGATGCAGCAATTGCATTTCGGTTTAACTTTAATTTCTCTAGTCTGCATGTTATGATCTGATAATATACCATAGAATGCCTGTTAGTAATATTAGTCTATGGGTGGCTTTATAAGTTGAATCTTACTAAGCGGAAGCGTAGTTTCGAAAAGGGCGAAGTGGAGGGGAAGGAATAAACTCCTGCACTGTAAGATGGCTCAGTCTCAGGCCTATTTTCtgtgtgtgttttgttttcctaaatacataatttaattGCTCTCACCTGCAGTAACAGCATTAACTGCAGTCTTCAATTCTTTTAGTGAACACCATTTCTTCATTCGGTGTGTAACttgtttttgcttcttttattggCAGTATCATGATGATAGAACACGGATCAAAGAGGCAGTGAAGAGCGAAGTAGGGTAATGGCTGCTGGATCATGCTTTATTGAAGTAATTAGTTTCTGACAGTTGCAATTGATTTTTCCAGATTGCTTTGACATCAGCAACAACATTTGAATACTTCAAGGCAACTATTTTAGAGGACAATGATTTCGCACTCTCTTGAAATAAAACTTCAAAGGTGATGTACAGCATACGACTTTGTGTCTTTAATCACCAGAATGTGTTGTTGAGTCCTGCTCCATTACAGGAAGTGTAGACTATTTTCCAAAGATGCTTTAGATTTTCGGTGTATTCAAATAGTTGTCTGTATATGAGTTTTGGTCGGCATTCGGATCTCTCATTTCTTAATACCAGTCTTGCAATTGAAAATTTGGAATGATAAATTGCTAACTAAGAGCTCATGGTGCCATTGTCTGTTAAAATGTTTTTCCTACCAAGGATTTTGGTGTTGATGTTATTTATTAAGTACTATTATAATATCGCCTGCaatatctttgaaattttgtgtcTGACTGTTGATGATAACTCATAATGAcattttcttttgctaaatGTTTTATCGGATTTAAGTTGAGCTCGTGGGGCTATTGTCTGttaaaatgttttgttttcctGCTTGAAGGAATTTTTATAGGTATTGTATGCAACTTATTGCTATCTTATTATAACATATTGTGCAATATCTTGAAGTATTGTGGCTGACTGGTAATAATAGCTCACAatgacattttctttttctaaatgttTTATTGGACTTAGGTCTTCATAGAAAAATATCACTGGCATTTTTGTACATTTAACTTAATGGGCTAACTGCTGgagaaataaatcaacaaaaaaagagaaaatctcTTAATGTTCTTGAGTTTGTAATTTATTCTTGGCCCATATATGgaatctaaaaattaaactGCAATAATTACTTATGGCATACTCCAAGTTAATGAATTTTCAGATCAAACATTGCATATGTTGGTATTGACAAATTTAGAATATAGAAATTTGACATTTGGAAAAATGAAGGATGCTGTCTGTAGATAATGTTGACTCTGACGTTCAGATCATGCTTGATTCTTCACGAAAATATTATCCTTTTTAGTTTCCAAATATTAGTCAATATATTGCTGATTTATTTTTTcgttgatttcatttatttcttatcgtatacaattttatttcccttcaaaacattgaattttttttttaatgaaaccctaaaatatatatatatatatttacaattttccTCACTGAATagatttactttaaatttaaagtgacttcattttttttttcttttttctttaaaaaaaatattccataaGAGTTATTTTTTATCTACAAAATTGTGATATCCTGCTTTTCTCCGATGCAAAAGTATGCTTTGTCTTATCTATGCTACACCACctcatatttatcatttttcaattttttccaaGAAAAGAGTTACCCTTTAGGGAGCACCAGCAATATTAActtaattacttataaaattttgtctttaaaagcttatttttgatgagtttcTGGAGAGGATGAAGGCAAAAGGGAAAAGAATCAAAATACTGTGTGCTGCAGATGACTTTAATGAATTGTTATTGTCAATCAAGTGTGCATGGCTTACATCCCCTGcccgtttttttttttttatttgtgtgtattACACAATCACTTAGCTTGATATGTTTTACTTCTCTGAACAAACCTACTTTTATAGGGAATAACTCGGCATCCTCAACATGGTTTTGAGTAGTTTTGCCACTTCTTTGAAGATAGTCAACAGTACAAGTACTTCATAAAAACCTTGGTCTATTCTAATTCTATCTAATTCAATTTATAGGAAATGTGTTTTGATCGTTGACTTTTAGTAATTTCTAGGTCTCTCGGTGAGGAGACTGTTGGAAAAGGAAGTTTTGAGGACTATGTTATATCCAAAGAAAAGGCAAATGAGAAAGAGCAGAAGAGAGATGATGAAAAGGTAACTCTGCATTTAATCATTTGTGAGTATGCCCATGAGTTTGTTTACATTTTCTCTTCCCGTCTGGTATAAGGTATGTGGGGGCAATTTTTACACATTGCTAATAACTCTCTCAGCTACTTGTTCCTTCTGAAATTATTTTAGTGTCAACCAGCCATTTTGAAATGCTTACTTCTCAGTGACATGCCCCAACATTGATTCTTGTGTGTGCCGCTTTTAATTAATTCTGTTGGGTTCGTCTCTGTTTCTACCTTGGTTTTGTTGAGGCTGATGAATCTGATtccttggtttttctttattcGCACTCTTTAGAGGTGTGTTTTGAAATACCTTTTTACAATGCTGCCTGTCAATCCTGAAGATATTTTCCAATTTGCTGCNNNNNNNNNNNNNNNNNNNNNNNNNNNNNNNNNNNNNNNNNNNNNNNNNNNNNNNNNNNNNNNNNNNNNNNNNNNNNNNNNNNNNNNNNNNNNNNNNNNNNNNNNNNNNNNNNNNNNNNNNNNNNNNNNNNNNNNNNNNNNNNNNNNNNNNNNNNNNNNNNNNNNNNNNNNNNNNNNNNNNNNNNNNNNNNNNNNNNNNNNNNNNNNNNNNNNNNNNNNNNNNNNNNNNNNNNNNNNNNNNNNNNNNNNNNNNNNNNNNNNNNNNNNNNNNNNNNNNNNNNNNNNNNNNNNNNNNNNNNNNNNNNNNNNNNNNNNNNNNNNNNNNNNNNNNNNNNNNNNNNNNNNNNNNNNNNNNNNNNNNNNNNNNNNNNNNNNNNNNNNNNNNNNNNNNNNNNNNNNNNNNNNNNNNNNNNNNNNNNNNNNNNNNNNNNNNNNNNNNNNNNNNNNNNNNNNNNNNNNNNNNNNNNNNNNNNNNNNNNNNNNNNNNNNNNNNNNNNNNNNNNNNNNNNNNNNNNNNNNNNNNNNNNNNNNNNNNNNNNNNNNNNNNNNNNNNNNNNNNNNNNNNNNNNNNNNNNNNNNNNNNNNNNNNNNNNNNNNNNNNNNNNNNNNNNNNNNNNNNNNNNNNNNNNNNNNNNNNNNNNNNNNNNNNNNNNNNNNNNNNNNNNNNNNNNNNNNNNNNNNNNNNNNNNNNNNNNNNNNNNNNNNNNNNNNNNNNNNNNNNNNNNNNNNNNNNNNNNNNNNNNNNNNNNNNNNNNNNNNNNNNNNNNNNNNNNNNNNNNNNNNNNNNNNNNNNNNNNNNNNNNNNNNNNNNNNNNNNNNNNNNNNNNNNNNNNNNNNNNNNNNNNNNNNNNNNNNNNNNNNNNNNNNNNNNNNNNNNNNNNNNNNNNNNNNNNNNNNNNNNNNNNNNNNNNNNNNNNNNNNNNNNNNNNNNNNNNNNNNNNNNNNNNNNNNNNNNNNNNNNNNNNNNNNNNNNNNNNNNNNNNNNNNNNNNNNNNNNNNNTAGTTACGTATTGCTGCTACACCTGTGTAATTCCTCAGAACAGAGGAGACCATTTATAATGAATATGGACGCACACACCTGTGCATCCTTAGGTGCATTGAGGCCCAAAACACGGTCTTCTgacaataaaaatctaataaatggTACCGATAGCATCCAAAACAAATATGGATGAGTGAAACTATAGAAGAAATTGATAAAAGTAAAGGCTAGAAGATCCCTTGTCTTTGTTCTCATTTATAAGAATCAACTCTGAAGGATTACAAGTCGAAATCTTagcatttattaattaaaggaTAGGAATGAGAAAAATTGATGGCATTCTCTTCTGTCATCTTTTGTGATCAACTTATGTTATCTCAAACATGTTAGGTTAGATGTATTTATGATGACAATGATGCAGCAATTGCATTTGGTTTAACTTTTTTAATTCTCTAGTCTGCATGTTATGATCTGATAATATACCATAGAATGCCTGTTAGTAATATTAGTCTATGGGTGGCTTTATAAGTTGAATCTTACTAAGCAGCGGTGTTCAGAAAGGGGTGGGAAGTGAGGGGAAGGAATAAACTTGCATTGTAAGTGGCTCAGTTCAGgcctattttgttttttttgttttgttttcccttttttaaaattttttacactTAATTGCTCTACCTTAGTAACAGCATTAACTGCAGTCTTCAATTCTTTTAGTGAACACCATTTCTTCATTCGGTGTGTAACttgtttttgcttcttttattggCAGTATCATGATGATAGAACACGGATCAAAGAGGCAGTGAAGGCTGGAAGAGTAAGCATAGTAACATGATCATGTTTATTGAAGTAATTAGTTTCTGACAGTTGCAATTGATTTTTCCAGATTGCTTTGACATCAGCAACAACATTTGAATACTTCAAGGCAACTATTTTAGAGGACAATGATTTGCAAAAACTTTCTGAAATAAACTTAAAGGTGATGTAATTAAGCATATGACTTTTGTTCTTTAATACCAGAATGTGTTGAGTCCTGTTCATTGCTAGTGAAGTGTGTAGACTATTTTCCAAAGATGCTTTAGATTTTCGGTGTATTCAAATAGTTGTCTGTATATGAGTTTTGGTCGGCATTCGGATCTCTCATTTCTTAATACCAGTCTTGCAATTGAAAATTTGGAATGATAAATTGCTAACTAAGAGCTCATGGTGCCATTGTCTgttaaaatgttttcttttcccgCTCGAAGGATTTTTTTGGGTGTTGGATGTTATTTTATTGCTATACTACTATAACACGTTCTGCaatatctttgaaattttgtgtcTGACTGTTGATGATAACTCATAATGAcattttcttttgctaaatGTTTTATCGGATTTAAGTTGAGCTCGTGGGGCTATTGTCTGttaaaatgttttgttttcctGCTTGAAGGAATTTTTATAGGTATTGTATGCAACTTATTGCTATCTTATTATAACATATTGTGCAATATCTTGCAGTATTGTGGATGACTGGTAATAATAGCTCACAatgacattttctttttctaaatgttTTATTGGACTTAGGTCTTCATAGAAAAATATCACTGGCATTTTTGTACATTTAATCCTAATGGGTATAACTGTTGgtaaacaaatcaacaaaaagagaaaacttTAATGTTCTGGAGTTTGTAATTTATTCTGGCTCCATATATGGAATCTGAAAAATTAAACTGCACAGTACTTTGATAGCACTCCAAGTTAGAACTCTCAGATCTGACATTGCATATGTTGGATATCTGACAAATTTAGAATATAGAAATTGACATTTGGAAAAAATGGAGATGCTGTTCAGATAATGTTGACTCTGACGTTCAGATCATGCTTGATTCTTCACGAAAATATTATCCTTTTTAGTTTCCAAATATTAGTCAATATATTGCTGATTTATTTTTTcgttgatttcatttatttcttatcgtatacaattttatttcccttcaaaacattgaattttttttttaatgaaaccctaaaatatatatatatatatttacaattttccTCACTGAATagatttacttttaaatttaaagtgacttcatctttttcttttatattccaTAAGAGTTATTTTTTATCTACAAAATTGTGATATCCTGCTTTTCTCCGATGCAAAAGTATGCTTTGTCTTATCTATGCTACACTCAATTTcacatttatcatttttttcgaATTTCTTTTTTCCAAGAAAAGAGTGGTGACTTGTTACCCTTAGGGAGCACCAGCAATATTAActtaattacttataaaattTTGTCTTCTTGCAGcttatttttgatgagtttcTGGAGAGGATGAAGGCAAAGGGGAAAGAATCTAAAAAACATCAGTGTGCTGCAGATGACTTTACGAATTTGTTATTGTCAATCAAGGTGCATGGCTTACATCCCCTGcccgtttttttttttttttatttggtgtgTGTATTACACAATCACTTAGCTGATATGCTTTACTTCTCTGAACAAAACCTGCCCACTTTTTACAGGGAATAACTGCATCCTCAACATGGTCGGAGTGCTTGCCACTTTTTGAAGATAGTCAACAGTACAAGTATTTCATAAAACCTGTCTTATCTCTAATTCTATCTAATTCAATTTATAGAAATGTGTTTTACTGTTGACTTTTGGTAATTTCAGGTCTCTCGGTGAGGAGACTGTTGGAAAGGAAGTTTTTGAGGACCATGTTATGTATCTGCAAGAAAAGGCAAATGAGAAAGAGCAGAAGAGAGATGATGAAAAGGTAACTCTGCATTTAATCATTTGTGAGTATGCCCATGAGTTTGTTTACATTTTCTCTTCCTTGTCTATATAAGGTATGTGGGGGCACTTACACATTAAGTATTAACTTTCTCAGCTACTTGTTCTTCTGAAATTATTTAGTGTCAACCAGCCATTTTTTGGAAATGCTTACTTCTCAGTGACATGCCCCAACATTGATTTCTTGTGTGTGCCGCTTTTGACTAATTTGTTAGTTCGCTCTGTTTTCTACTCTTGGTTTTGTTGAGGCTGATGAATTTGATTCTGGTTTTTCTTTATTCGGTACTCTTTAGAGGTGGTGGTTTGAAATACCTTTTGCTAAATGCTGCCTGTCAACTGAAGATATTTTCTCCAATTTGCTGTTGGGTAAATTGCTGCAAATTGTAATCCTACAGATATCACCTCAatgtttttcaaagaaattttcACTTATCAATCCCATTCAGTTatcaaatatatcattaaagaaCCATTATGCAATTCATgaagatatttttttcatggacGAGGAACCCCATGAGAATCTTTGTCAGTCAGACAGGCATCAACTTGGATGGTTTTGCTGTCAAGTTGTTAATTCATAGCATTATTTTGtcctaaaatatttttcatgttaatAAGCTGTTGTGCTGTTGAATTCTTGATTTGTGGTATTACTTTGCTTGAgaatatgttttatatttgtgGACAATTGTCGAAGGAATTATTTTCTTGCTGAGGAAGAAAAGAATTTTGACTTCATAAATTTAAAGTATCATTTACTGGAATGTGGCTGACCCTGAAATTTTAATGATTGTCTTGGTATGTGGAACAATCCTTGTAATTATCCGGAGATTTCTTGTTTCTGCCCGTGTTGTCGTAGATATAAGCAATGCGTGAATGGCCTTCAGTTCACTTTATGTATCTCATTTTGGTAGACTACCATGATTTGTGCTAACATGTTTCTTCTGTAGCcgaagaaagaaaaggagagaGAAGACAAGGAGAgcagaaaggaaaggaaagacaAAGCAAGAGAGCGTGAAAGGGAAAAAGGGAAGAGCCGATCTCGAAGAGCCGAAGACAATGAGAAGCTTGATGTTGTGGATAGCCACACTTTGAAAGACAAGAAAAAGGATAAGCACAGAAAGCATAGAAAACGTCACCATGCTGATACAGATGAACTAAGTTCTGAAAAAGATGAGTCTAAGAAATCTCACAAGCATGGTAGTGATCGAAAAAAATTCCATAAGGTATAAATTTGATAAGTTTTATTTTGTCCTGAGGAAAAATATCATGGATGATGTTTAAATCAGGTTGTTTAAGTTGACAGCATGAGCACTACTCGAGCAACTCAGATACTGAGATCAAGTACAAGAAACAGAAGAGGGAACGTGATGGGCATCGTAGAAATGGTGCTCTTGAggagcttgaagatggagagCTTGGAGAGGATGGGGAAATCCATTAGTGTCTCCTCTGTGTTTGGCTTTAGTTCATTTCACAAATgttcttattttgttattttgaccACCATTAGTGTACTATTGGGTATAGGTAAATTAGTTTGGTTACAGCTCCCCAGTGTTAGAGCATCGATATGCTTTTCTTAACATGCCTAAATAATAGGactaattggttttttttcctttgactTTTGTGCTGTAGTATGTGATAAGTTATGAAATTGGCTAACAAATATGGCATGATAAATTATTGATGGAATGTTGTTCGCCTGCATTCTTTTACCTTTCTGTCAATGAGGCAAGCTTCAGTGCTTACTCTGTTGAGCAATGCCGCCACAGGAATGGCCGCATGTGTTGTCtgatgtaaaataaataatctgaCAATTAAATTGTGGATCATTCGAACCTAATGGGGATGCGGGAATATAAGCAATACTTTTAGTTGCTGATATCCGGATGTATTTGCGATTGGTTTTACAGGTTTTTTTTCCctgtaattttcttttcttttgtgagACAGTGAGTGCGTGGGATTGCACAATGCATATGCCCTTTTGCTGACATTCTCATAAGCGCGTCTTCGAGGAATGTCactgatttttatattttgtgtgtgtgtgtgtgtgtgtgtgtgtgtgtgtgtgggaaTTCAATGCGAATGTGTTATTGCCTTGTGTTTTGCAAGCTGGTTGTACATTTGAGAAGTATTTGGTGTGGAGTGCTTCTGGTTCGTGATGACTGGGTGTGGCCTATGTAACCAATTGATTCCGGCATTTTTGTGTAAAGAAGCAATTGGTAGAGACAGatatttgaagatgcaagtgcCAACTGTtggtcatttttatttttattttataaagtggTTTATAATTGTTATTAGTAGAGAATAAATACAAGGGTTTTTCAACCAATCATTCACTTTTCAGAATCCCgcatctaattttattttatcatatcatTGAGCAATATGTTATGTATCATCTTGGATAACAAtctagaaatatataaattttcttatttttctatatgtttgttttgtataaattatcagaaacatgttatttattaataaataaattatgaacattttattaaacaaatataatgtaTGTTGGTTAATACATTTTTTCTAGttataattctttaaaaaaaaaaaaaaatcaggccCCTTACAATTCACGTAACCAGTTGGAGTTTTAACTAAAAAttcctttataaaaaaaaaatgcttctaaTTATtgttccattatttttttttttccgcaCTACATCAATCTCTCAACTTGAAAAAACGAAAAATCAGTTGTAGTCTTCTTGTTATTGAATTAgtgttgaaaaaaaatattttattttttttaaaacatcacttaaaaacaaaattttttttccctaaaacataatttatttttaggagAGGAATGGCGCTAAGTACTGGATTTTATAATGTGTGTGAGACGGCCACCAAAACTTTCAGGCCACTGCCGGTTCAGCCAAATAAGAGCTCTTACATCTAAAATGGCATACTATATCAGTTCAAATATCTGTCTCCCATGAGATAAGAGTACATTAATAAACTTTGCTCGGGTAATATAAAATTCTCAAGAGGCACTAGTCACATGATCACCATCCAACTGCCAAAATGCAGGTAAGCTGCCACTTTCTGGTAGATCAAGCTTAAGGCATTCCGGTAATGTTGTTCTATGGCATGGAATTTCCATCAGTAATCATCCTATCTTTCCCACTTACAAAACACAGCCATGATTCAGAATAATGGCCACACTAAAAATATATCGACATGTCAACACTGAAGACCTTTTTTTTAACAGTTTTCTCGCAAGTTGTCAGGCCGCAAACGCTCttcataataatcaattaactgCCAGAAAACCAGTATCAACCTCAGTTCAGCAGAACagtattgaaatttttatatctgAAACAGAAGACAACTCAAAGACAAAAAAAGGGTGAAAAGAGAAAAGATGCATACCAGCTTTGGGTTGTTATCCTTTAAATAATTGTTATCTACAATCATTTCTTTCCCATCAGCCCTGCACAAACAATATTAGAATATGTAAAAGAAATTACAAACATATTTTAGTCATCACAAACTTATAAGAATGAAAACCTCGGCGAAAAACTACAACGCATGGACAAAGAAAACCAAGTTCTGGTAGAGAACATCACAGGAAGAAGACAAACTGAAAATAGCCGGGAAAGTTCTTAAATGCCTAAATTAATCTTAAAACAATCATCATATCACAAGCACCAAAACGTTGCATCTATCAAGAGAATTGAGAAACTGCAAATCATGGTACTGCCTACAAACAATATTTACAATCTCATGGTTTCAAGCCAAATAATGCAAAAGAAATGTATCCCttgatttaataatttgtttCACATTAAATACATTGCTAAACCCGAAGCAATGTCAACAGAATCACACTCAAATGCCAGATGCCCACAACATCCCATATGAGTGAAATATTCTGaacaccaaaaaaatcaaatcaaagtccCAAGAATCTAAATTTTATGTTCAATTTGAAGGACCTTGAACCACATTAAAACTTCATGACTCTCAATGGTTATACATAAATATGACATTTCCATGCTTCTCCAGGAACATGAGTCAACTCTTGTACCTAGTACCTATTATTTTTCAGTCAATTTCCCAATCAACCAATTAAACCtaatacaattaattaacttaTCGTTGGTCAATTAATATTTGTGGTTAAAGGAAACTCATCTTCTCTAGACTATAAACAATTTAGCCAATTGTCAAGTTTACacaattgaagatgcaagttTCATAACATTAACTCAAAGGATAAGGGAAAAACACTGATATATACAGTCAGATAAAATGAATGCTGAAGCTAAACAATCTCATGAGAGTCAATTTCCTATCAAATTTGAACAAAATTTGATGAATATGCAGTTCTATTTTTtgttcaaatatatacatatatcctAGATGGAATCTAACTATCGATATGATTTCTTACTCCAAACTCGTATTACTatgaaatgagaaaaagaatgtTCTTGTTTCTTATTCTAAGACTTGAATGAATATTAATCACTAGTAATTCAATGCTCTACCAAAATCAAGAAttcttttttgaatttcaaatgaattaaaattcGTATGTTGCATTAAATGTGTTTACCTTTCTTTTTATCTGGTTTCATATAGCTAAGCAAGTGAGATCTGGTAAGGCATAAGGCACAGATATGGGGATAAGTGAAAATGCCAAGTAGGATTATGTGGATAGTAGGAAAAACTGCAAAATTCCATTGAAACATTTCAAATCCTATTAAATCagttttgtcatttatttttccaACTAGTGAAGATCGATTATGGATATGTAAATTTTCCCTGGGTAACAATATTTCCAGATTATATGGATCAGGTTTTCTGCATTTTACCAGCTTATTGAATGATAGCCAACATATACATTTTATGACCTACAATACAAGTCATACCAAACATGCCCCAGACAATTTTATCACTCCCACATTAGGCTGTAAGAATATTTAGCCAAAACTAATTAGTCTAGTCGAGAATATGAGCACTTGAGATTGAACCGTCCAAGGAGCTTTCATAGATCACGTTGGGATACATAACATAGAAcatagaataataatataataaatattcccaatatttacatttatttgATATGATCTAATGTATTATCTTGGGAGATGTTGCAGTACCTATGACCActacaatattaattaaatcattcaaaatgtCAAGTTGTCACTTGTCATTAAAGGTGACGAAACAAAAAAAGGTTTCTCAAAGGTCTTGATCATGGATGGAGATGTGAGAGAAATGAGAGAGGTGAGAATAACTTATGTCAAGCAGCACTACAAATTTGATTTTGCCCTAAGATTTTCAGCGTTTTACATTCCAGAATGATAACTTCTACCCGCATGATTCATGCAGATTAAATTTGTTAATCagataaatcaaaacataagcatagatacaaaaagataaaaaaagttaaCAAATAAAGCAAGATCAAATCAGTGGAATGAGTATGCTAACCTAAGAGCCATAAACTTTACGAGGACTTCAGGCATATCCTTAGTTACAGAAGTGTAAAAGCTGATTGCCTTGAGTATCTTGATAATACGAGATGGATTAGCATCAGCCTTATTCTTTTCCACAGCCACAACTCTATTAGGTCCAGAGGTTTCATTTGCAAGTGCATCACCTTTCCCAAGTAATCCATCCACATTTCTCAAAGCAGTTAACTGAATCCTATCCTGATCAGATGGCAAAGAGTCTGCCTTAAACCTTTTCACAGAGCCAGATTTCCTCCTCTTCGCACCAGTGAAGCGAGGTGCTAGTCCCTTGACAGGCTGCTGACTGGAAACGTCTTTGGGCAAGACATCCACAGAGCAATCATGGTCCCGTGAACCAGCCAAATGGTTAGAAGTATCGCACCCAGTGTCTTCCGCACTGTTTGGTTCTGTTCCATCAACAAATCCCCCTCCAAAACCATTCTCACCACCCATCTCCTTCTCAATCATCTCATGTTCCACTGCAACATCACCATGCCCAGCAGGTCCAAAATCCCTCTCCTGTTCATTAGCCAGCTCTGCTGCCTCATCTCCCTCTTTGCGGCCCTGTGCATCAAGTACCATGTTACCACCAACATCCATGGGCTCAATTAGGTCAGTTGCAGCATCAGCATTGTCATGTCCATCACCAATGTATAAAGGAGTGCGCTTTTTCTTCCCAATCGACTGCAGACCACCAGACTTCCGCTTGCGTTTCTTGGGTGATAGCAACCTAATCCCTCCCGTCAATCAGCTACAATTCAAACACAAACCAATGACATAAAGAATCACAAGGGCATACCTCTCCTCAAACGCATCGATGAAATCAGAGCAAGACCCGAGGTTCTCCAATGGCTCCCAAGTGTTGGCCGTCTCCGGCCATCCACGCCTTCAACGGAGGAAATCGAATCAAAGAATCAGTTTAATCacagacaagaagaagaagaagaagaagaagaacaacaacaacaacacctaGAAACCAAGAATATAAAAGAATAGTACCATTTGATGAGGTACTGGAGCTTTCCCTTGCGGATCCTCTTCTTGCGTATGTCTTCG
This window harbors:
- the LOC120259533 gene encoding chromo domain-containing protein LHP1, whose product is MKAGRKRKDPPLGNHPNGGEDALVPTADPADPAHAAGDAAGGEVEDDVPKLEDGFYEIEDIRKKRIRKGKLQYLIKWRGWPETANTWEPLENLGSCSDFIDAFEERLLSPKKRKRKSGGLQSIGKKKRTPLYIGDGHDNADAATDLIEPMDVGGNMVLDAQGRKEGDEAAELANEQERDFGPAGHGDVAVEHEMIEKEMGGENGFGGGFVDGTEPNSAEDTGCDTSNHLAGSRDHDCSVDVLPKDVSSQQPVKGLAPRFTGAKRRKSGSVKRFKADSLPSDQDRIQLTALRNVDGLLGKGDALANETSGPNRVVAVEKNKADANPSRIIKILKAISFYTSVTKDMPEVLVKFMALRADGKEMIVDNNYLKDNNPKLLIDYYEERLRPDNLRENC